ATTGAAACTTGATCCTTGGGTCAGTCCCAGAGGGTCTGGGAGACTTCTGCTACGCTCGGATATAACCATGTCACACACTCTTGGGTTTCCCCAAGAAATTGGCTAGCTGGTATTTTGCAGCTGTCATCTTTAAGCTTTTTACGTTCTTAGTTTTTACTGTTGTCTCTTTGCAAGGGCTCAAGACTGTTGTGTTAAAACATGCATTATTTCACTTCCGCTGTTACTGTGTCTGACATGCATTGTTGGAGAAAAAGTTAGTAAAGAAACCAGATAAGGCAGACAACAGCTATAAATTCTGGCCCAGATTTTATACAGTAACACTGCCTGAGCTACATAAGATACTCCATCCAGCCAAAAGGGGACCTATTAGACTTTTCCTAAATTTATCTCATAATGTTggcgtttttttgtttgtttgtttgttttttcctgcctttctttaCTAGCAGCTTCTTGGGTGGTCTGTACCTCACAGCAGGCCATATTATtgcaagaaacacaaacagcataAGGTGTAGTTAGCGGAGGTGAGACATCGTATCCAGCCGCCTGTAGTGGGACATTTCAAGTTATGGGCGTTGATTCACTTTTTGACCTAGACTTAAGTTTTTATTGgataaactgcagttttttggcACCTAGTTTCTTGTTTTTAGCCCTGGAGGTAACTACTTCAGTTAGTCAATagaagtgtttttctgttttatatctGGCTGTTTAAAACTGTATGAGTAAATGAAATATCAATTTAagaaaaatggttaaaatatttttattacaatCTTGGCTTTCTTTGGGAGTGGCAAAAACTGTTGTAAGGCAACCAAACAGTCACAGATATTCAAGAGAGTTATTGAAGATGGCTAAAGTATAATTCCTCTCAGAAAAATGTACTTGTGAGATGATGGAGTAGATACAggaacataattttttttttttttttaaagccatcaTAGGACTTCCTGCTGCAGagttcaagttaaaaaaaatgaacaccGTTCTACATGACCTTTTCTCAAATGTCAGCTTAATTTTCAGCATCTTCATTTTCATCACTTTAATTTTTGTCTAAAATTCTGGTTAGAAACATTTTGCTGCTTCTGTATGATGCAGTTGTTTTCCTTCATAGTAAAATCCTTCTAGAACCAGAAGCTTCAACATTTGGCATGTATAGACTTTGCATATGACTTAAATTCAGATTCTTTGCGGGCACCGTGGTGTAGTGTTTTGCCTTATGACTTTTTTTGTGCGTCCCCTGGCAGGTATGCAGTTATTGCCTTTGGGTGTGCCAGCTGTCCGAAGCTCACCTGTGGGAGGGAGGGCTGCGGTACAGAGTTCTGTTACCATTGTAAGCAGCTGTGGCATCCCAACCAGACCTGTGACGCAGCGCGCCAGCAAAGAGCCCAGAGCCTCCGCCTCAGAACGGTGCGCTCATCCTCCCTCAACTACAGTCAAGAGAGTGGAGCTGCAGGTAGGCTGACTTAACGATTTTACACAACATGCTTACtaggagaaggaaaaaaacaaaacaaaagaagacaaCGCTGATCATCAGTCCTCAATGAGCATTCCCTAACCCACATTTCACTGTTGTAAATATTACTCTGTTGTTACTTCTAGCTGATGACATCAAGCCGTGTCCACGCTGTGCTGCTTACATCATCAAGATGAATGATGGCAGCTGTAACCACATGACGTGCGCTGTCTGTGGCTGCGAGTTCTGTTGGCTCTGCATGAAAGAGATCTCAGACTTGCACTACCTGAGGTAAGCATcttaacacatacatatacagtatatactaATAGACATAAAGTACATGCTGTTGGACCAACGGTTTTGCTACAAGTATTTTAAGAAtttagcaattttttttttaaaaaaaagatcctGCTGTGATGAAAACCTGTTGGTCATGTGACACCTTATAACTACAGCACATAGCTAGTAGTTGTTCCACTGTTTATTTGCTGGTTAACTTTTGTTTCCAGATTGGTACCTGAGATTAGAAGGCTATCCAGTGCTTGTTCTTCCTGTGAACGTTTCTCACTGTTTCTGCTCGTCTTTACCTCTCTCAGTCCATCAGGCTGTACTTTCTGGGGAAAGAAGCCGTGgagcagaaagaagaagattCTTTGGCAACTGGGAACACTCGTGGGTGCCCCTGTTGGCATTGCACTCATTGCAGGCATAGCTATCCCTGCCATGATTATTGGTATTCCTGTATATGTGGGAAGGAAGGTAAGGCCTTGCGCACACATACCTACACAGTAGTTTGGAATATATTTCAATTTTCCTGCTCATAGTTTTTACTACACGGATTTCGTTTATTATTGGGTCATTattggttattattattagtgtctcTATGTAGATTATTAGTATTATAAAGTCATAATTCATTCTTAGTGTTGCATGTACCCGTTAATCCTTTCAGAATGTCCACATGCTTGTTGCATAACTTTATTCATGTCACTGCTGTCAGCAATCAAAGTAAACATGGCAAGTAGCCAGAAACAATCACTGCAACAATCAGTAACCAGCTAGTTCTACTGACCGGCCAATGTACGCTCAGTCATCTCATTTTCCCAGACTCTGGAGTTGATCTGAGCCAGCAACAGTCATGTGTTACtaacctgtgtgtctgtgtatatgtGCACTTGTTTTGTGTTACTCACAAGTCAGGATCTGTTTAGAATAAGAACTTCACATTACAATAAAATGAAACCAGTTGGTCTCCAAAATTCCCCACGAAAGCCTGCCAACAAGAATCTTGAGCCAACTGACTTTTCTTCTCTGCAAACATCCAGAGCACATTCAGAAGTGATCACAACACACACGAAACATCTGAACATGAATCACTTACACTGCACAAGCTCCAAAGTCAATATAGATATCTTTGAACCATTCTCCCAGGTGTTATATAGGGGCTTTTTGCCACTAGAACTACAACATTTGTATTGTTTCTGCTATGAGATGCGGGcagtgcaaaagaaaagaatgcaACAAAGAAAATGTCAGCCAACCTAAAGAAACGGCATTCATCAAAGAGTTGTCTCATTTGTGGTTTTTTAAAGAGGAAGTTGATGGTAGTAAAAATTTACACCAAAAGACAGATAGGCAGACAGTTCTGTCTCATGCAACAGTAGCTCAGTAAAGTTGTCGCAGTATTGCTTTACATGACCAGTGCCTCTAAAATAATTTCTGAGGAGCAACCAAAAGGTAAGAGGCAAACaataagcatttttatttttattgtagaaATCTGCTCCACAACAACACTGTTAATCATACTTTTTCAGTGGTGCCTTTGAGGACTCAGCTCATACGTTCACACTCCTCTAAATGTCTCTCACATTTGTGCCACTTTTCTTTCTCAGATCCATAACCGCTATGAAGGCAAAGATATTTCCAACCACAAGAGGAACCTGGTGATCGCTGGTGGGGTGACTCTGTCTGTCATCGTGTCTCCAGTAGTGGCTGCAGTCACTGTCGGTCAGTCTGTGCTCTAACCTTCACCCTCCTAACTCTCTAGTTCTCATCTCTCTGGAGATCTTTAATGACATGCTGTGCCTGTTTTTGACTTTGTTGGAATTAGGAatttcttctgtttaatgttcaAGTTCAGATTATACAAAAGTTTATTTTCACTCATCATTTCTCATTAGCTATTTTGTAAACATGGGAAAGATCAAAGAGGGATGGTCTGTtatgtttttggggggttttttgtgctCTGACCTTATTTGACCCTGGTGTCTCTATGTCTCTCGACTCTTTCACCTCTTAGGCATTGGAGTTCCTATCATGCTTGCATATGTGTACGGCGTGGTACCCATCTCTCTGTGCCGTAGTGGTGGGTGTGGTGTCTCCGCTGGGAACGGGAAGGGAGTTCGCATAGAGTTTGATGATGAGAATGACATGAACGTTGGGAGCGGGGCAGCTGCCGCTGGTAAGGTTCGATTTCTAGTCCCGATCTGAACTACCCCACCACCCAAAACCAAGAGGGCGTGTTATGCCAATCGACACTATTTGTAAATAGGATCTTTTGCTTGCTTCACTCATGGCAAGTACTCTTTCCTTCCACAGTAAACTGTTCTTCCTCTGCCTCTTCACTTTTCCAGGCCTACAGTTGCTTTGAAAAGTGTACTTGGCAGTATactttcattttacatttttcctcttttcacaCTTCAAAGGTGTGTTTGAGGATTAAAATGCTAGTTTTAggtaagggttagggttggaCACTAACTTGTGATGGTTTAAGTTAAAGAGAGCCATACAAATGTGCCTGACTGCCCCTTCACCCAGATACAGAGCCACATCCTCATACTTGGCACTGCACTTATAATACATAAGCTAAGACTGAAGAGAATCTTCAGTGAAAACCTGTCAACAAGATAAGCAAAGAACAGACGGATGAACAAACTGATATGtttgatatgttttgttttgtttttaaattccaCGATgatatattgttttgttttgtttcatgttcTGTGTAGATACTACATCAGTCGCAGACACCAGAAACAACCCCAGTATAGGTGAAGGGAGTGTAGGTGGGTTGACAGGCAGCCTGAGTGCAAGCGGCAGCCACATGGACCGTCTGGGGGCCATTAGGGATAACCTGAGTGAGACTGCCTCCACCATGGCCCTGGCTGGAGCCAGCATCACCGGCAGCCTGTCTGGCAGCGCCATGGTCAATTATCTGAACAGGTAAATGTGTGCTGCAATATTTAAATGTGGTTGTGACTTCAATGTGCTCTCCTGCATTGTCACTgtcttattttctctctctctgttgtcAGGCTGGAGGTGCAGGCTGATGTGCAGAAGGAGCGCTGCAGTCTTAGTGGCGAGTCTGGCACAGTGAGCCTGGGAACAGTCAGCGACAATGCTAGCACCAAAGCAATGGCTGGATCCATTCTTAATGCCTACATGCCTCTTGACAGGTGAGCATCATAGGTTTGAATAAGTCTTTAGAGAAAGCATGGTCTTCTGTTCATTAGCATGTTTAATCCAGTTCTGTGTAGCTTCATAGTATGAAACAGATGCAGTGGATTAGTGAATAATACCTGTATTATTGTACACCtgtattattgtttatttagtattattgcttatcATGTTTTGAACCTAGCCTAATTTCTAGCCTATTCTACTAGTTGGTAAAAAATTAGGCTAGTGCTATTCAAAGATAAAATGGTCATCTAGGATCTATAGTCATTATGTGTTATGAATAACAGCTCTCTGATGCTTAAATGTgctaaacacaaactacatgcaacatcactctctcatgtttcctgtgtcCTCTCTTCTTCCAGAGATGGGAACAGTATGGAGGTGCAGGTTGACATTGAATCCAAACCTGGCAAACTACgccatcacagtggcagcagcagcattgaTGACGGCAGCCACGTTGGTCGCTGCGGCTGGACCTGTCCctctaacggctgcacctctgCAGAGGGCAAAGGAACCTCCACTAAGTGGGCCAAAGAggcctcctgctcctcctcctccagctcggGGGGCAAGAAGAGCAAAGGCAAGCTGCGGAAGAAAGGGGGAGGAGGCACAAAGATCAATGAGACACGGGAGGACATGGATGCTCAGCTGCTGGAGCAGCGCAGCACCAACTCCTCAGAGTTCGACTCTCCTTCGCTGAGCGGCAGCCTGCCATCAGTGGCCGACTCCCACTCCAGCCACTTCTCTGAGTTCAGCTGCTCCGACCTGGAGAGCATGAAGACCTCATGTAGCCACGGCTCCAGCGGTGGTGACTACCACACGCGCTTTGCCACAGTCAGCCCCCTGCCTGAAGTGGAGAACGACCGCCTGGAGACCTGCCCCACTTCTTCATCCTCCTCCCAGGGACAGAGTGCTGTGGCCACCCCCAACTCCCCCacctccaccacgtcctccctGGGTCACGGCACAGAGCTCCCCCCTCTCTGCTTCATAGCAGAGGAGAATCTCAGCCTGGTGTGCCCCACTGAGCCTGACTCTCACAGCAACACCGGAGAGATGTTGAAggaaaccaacaacaacacccAGCATCATCAACCACAACAGCCAGCCCAGACGCAGCATCAGCCCAAGAACTCCTGTATACAGACTGATATTTAAAATCTCAATACCATAAGTGCTGCACACACATTGTTTTAACATCCTTTTCCTCCACTAACATAACAATCCTAGCTTAAGGTTCAACCTGCATTTTCTGTTATTCCCTTGTAAAGGGGACATGTTACTTTTGGATTGGACGTCCTCGGTTGAAAAGCAGCCACTGAGTGAAGTATTAAAAAAGGCTTCTGCAGTGCAGCCACATGAGATATTTTAAGGTTATAAATGCTGATGTTTCtccctgtgctgctgctgacacATTTTTGTCACTCACCGGCCACCTGTAACAGAAGGCAACCCACTGACTCGGGTGTGTCAGATTTATCTGTGTAGACTAAAATAAAACCACTGTGCCAGGTTTGCTAGTATTTGATTTTGGCCCTACTGTCTGGATGCAACACCATAAGAGAAGTTAACCAAGCAAGGACAAGGCAATAcaacttattttattttccccaACACGTATTAGTTAACAGAGGGAACCTGAGAGTTCtcatctgtatttattattagaCTGGTTGTTTTTTGTCATGGATCTGTGTTTGAAATGAAAAGGCCTGGGCTCAATGTCCTGAATCATTTTAGCTCTAAAACTGACTTAAAAACAACTGAGATTGTTTTTAAATGGATGCACGCACAGCTATTGTCCCATTGTGGGAGATGGTGCTTGATGGCTCTTTAGCAGCTCGCTAAGAAACGATTTGAGACCTGTAGCCTAATTGAGTGCATGTTCTAGCACTAAGGTGACTCAGGAAGCCTGGGCCTCAACTTGCTCTGTGGAAAGTTTGTAATGATATATGTTGAGGGTGTGGGTGGGGGCTATTTTTTGATTTGACAAAAGGTCTCTGGAAGGCCGTAGATGTTGAGATAATGCTTAAAGTCATTATAATAACATTAACCAATGGGTTGGTCAATTCTGTGAAATTGTACAGTGATTTATTCAGGCTGATGGTTTCGCCTCACTGAGTAAGAGAGAGCTTTGATATCTTTCTTTGTTAACTCATGGTGCCTTCAAGAAGCTGTTTGTGTTCCGTTTATCTCCACCGTGTCTTCTAGATTccaaacaacaaccaccacaacaACTTATTGCATAATGTCTGACTGTGTAGGAAGGATGCTCATTCACATACACAACATCCTATGGTAGATATGGTAAATGAAGACTTTTCAATTGCCTACCAAAGACAGCACTCAGGCTCTtgttaaatcttaaacctttgACTTGTCAGCTGAAGATGCAGTATTGTGCATCCTTTTGAAACCACAGGGATGAATGATACGATCCGAAattatacagacacacagactgcTGTTTTTGTATATGCTTCACAAATGCTACGCAAATAACCAGGGCAGTACAACGGCCCGAGGCACCTGCACTGTTACCTGTATTTCTTATGACATTGATATTTTGCAATGCACAAAGGTTAATGGGGATGCAGAGGTTTGTTAATGGTTACCTTCCTTATTGATTTGTCCTGTGAGTTCCTGTTTGTGTTGCCAATCGGTGCTGCTGAGCAGACTTGAAGTTAAGTTCttctttatttcagtgtttgcttaaGCCTGTGTTTACCGCTCCGTGGTCTGCTTTACTGGGGGCCACCGAGTCAGCTCAGGTGAACCTCAACCATTGAATGGTATCCTGACCCAGGTCTGTTACTGAATGAACACTTTGGTTCGGTGGATTCGGCTTCATGCTGCACTCCTTCCCTGCATTAcagaaaaacagttttgttCTTCCCCTTTAGTTCGGTTTCTCATTCTTCACCCAAATTCCAATTTCTCACTCCTAAGTTGAACACTAGTGCCAGATATAATTTGTAATTTGTGCAGAATTGCATAAGGTATTTGTATATTTGTTTGGTAATTTGCTTTACTATATGCGTGTAAATGCatatcaaaaaaattaaaaaaaacaactatatatGAAATGTTTACGGTTTCCCAGTTTTTAAGTTAATAAAACTACTGTAAATACACAAAGTGGACCTATTATGATCATTTAAAActtcatatttttaatattagactCTGTTAAGAGAAGTTTTGCTTTATTCactgttcaaaataatccttagcTGTTATATTGGGCCTTGGTATGGCAAACACCATCATTACAGCGTATGtaagacacaaaaacatcatgTCACTCCATCTGTAGTGTCTCTTCTGAAACTCTCACAGTTTAACTTGTTATAagctaaagaaggaaaaacaccaTGTTTCCCAGTTTATTGAATAGCCCTCTGTGAATAGAATACACAATTTTTACAAATCTACTGACACAATGTTAAAAGCCACTGTGAAGAGAAGCTGTGGAAAATGCAGAAATTTTGCCTCCTTCCCCCAAATTTACATCCTTATGCTAAAtttaacattcatgtagatTTAATGAAACATGAGAAAACAGAAGAAGTTTGGATTCAGGCAGTCTTTAGATTCACAATACAGAAAGATTGATATTTATTACTTATAACATGGACAGAATGACTTTAAATAGCAAAtaaattacacatttaaaacaGTTCTGAGTTTGGAGCCAAgtgaatatatgtgtgtgataaATCCAAGTCATTAAAGAAATTTATTAAAGCTACAGAATTATATAAATAGACTTTCTCTTTACGAGTACCGACATGCTCACCACACTAAGTCGACCCCTAGACTGAAATCCAAGGCACACATCTTATAAAGATGCTGCTTCTCTCCAGTGTGCTGGCATCTGCTGTGAAGCTGATGGTGCAGGTAAACAGGCTGAACGGAGACTCGCCTTTATGAATGGAATCAATACTAGAACACAAAGCTACAAATTTGCATAGATGAATTAAAGGAGAGcaagaatgttttttttcctacaacaTTGTAAGTTCTGTTACACTCACATGAACAGCAGTCAGACATGAAGGTCTCTTTCACCCATTAAGATAACACCATACATGTGGTCATATTAAAATAGTTACTTTAGATGCAGCAGACGCACTTTTAAACTTGGAAGGAAATTAGCTTTTTGTTTGGTTATATTTAACATGCACTGAATAGCTTTTGGTATGTGACAGCTGGTCTTTTATAAGATGATTTCAGAAAGCGACTGGGTTCAAAGAGCAGATCAGCTCGATGAAGCCTGTCCTAAGCAAAAGCTACTGCCTGGAGTGAGGAAACACCTGCCTGCTGTGTTACACAACAGCACATTGGACCTTGTTTATTAATACACTACGGTGAAAGGTCCATTGTGTCCCACTGTTGTACAATGCAAATGGTGCATGGTGTGTACAAAAGTAAAACTGCATAGCAAAATCTTCTGGAgagaaaaatagattttttttatatcatcaCAGACATTACAGACCAGTAGAGTGAATCAACTCGGTTCCATTGTATTGCTCATTCTGCAGCTTCCTGCCTTTGTGTACTCAGTTCTTGTGCAGTGTTTTGCATAGATTCAAGAGCAGTGGTGGAGCAGCTCATGCAGAGAGGGGAGGGTCAGATGTATTTGTTGGCCAGGTTCTGAACATCGTTCTTAGTGAACTGTGTGCTCTGCACGGCTGAGAGATGCTCAAACAGCTGAGTCATGTGGTGACGCTCGTCCTTCTCCAGCAGCATTAGTACAACCTGCAAACAGTGCGTCAGCGTTTATCACCACACAGACCGCGTGATTGCAAAAGCTTACGAACAAACTTCAGCTTTTCAGAAACAAGACCGTATTTGCATGCTAATCTTACCGAGAACCTGTCAGCAGTGTGCAGATGGTTGAGGTGTTGGTAGACCAGATAGGGGTCTTTCTCCAGTAGGTGTGAGTGCAGGGCCTGCATGATGAAGCTGATGGTGTGTCCATCAAGCTGGGTGCTCAGGAACTGGGGAAGCATCTCTGGGGCCGTGGAGGCCAGTAGTTCCGCGCAGGCCACTGTGTTTCCAGAGCTACGAGCAGCGTTCAGGGATTGGCCGAATTCATAGGCGCTGGTCGGCTGGAGGTTTATGCTGATGTCTTCTCCTTTGcagctgtttttggagttaggGACAGCGGTCACATTCTCGTCATCCTCAACCTGAGGAGGGAGACGGACATGGGTGAAAAATTTACACAGGAAAGACAAAGAAGGAAAGCCGGTCTCTGTCAGTGAGTCACAGTCTGGGAAATCTGCACCACCTATTGCCTTAATTAGGAATAATTTGTCTGGGACGCAGTGATTGGATCTATAAGCTTCCATCTTTACCTACTGGAGTGCTGAAcctgaagaaaaggaaaacaagagCTTCATAACAATCTGTAGCCTTTTTAGCTTGGAGCACAGCCACTTTTCATTTTGGTGTTCCCCTGAAACCAATACTGAGTTTTGAGACCCAGCATAAGATGCATGGATACAATTTTACACTAGCTTTCTCCGTGTTCTCTTTTGTCTTTTAACAATAAACTGAAAATGGTACATCTAGCCCCACTCAAGCTTTAATttggtgcttttatttttcattagatCATTAATAGTAAATGAGGATGGAGCACAAAGACGAACGGTACGCAACAGCTGGGAGCGCTGCACTTTATGATCAGTGCTAGGCTAGAATAAAACCAGAGCTGATCAGATTTCACACGGTTTCCCAGCAGGTGTCAGGAGTAATCagctaaaaaacacacaactatTCAAAGGACACTTGTTGACCATAAGTCATGATTCTTTAGTCCCCATCATTATAATGCCTCTCCTTCCTAACTACACGTGTAGACTCTCTAAAGTCAAAAGTGGATATGTCTGTTGGATGCAATAAggggaaaatatttattttcaatggAAGTGAAGAAACTGTATTCACCTCTGTGATGGGGACTGTCTTCCTGGGTTTGTTTGGTGAAGGGCTGGCCAGACTCTGTCTGAGCAGCTTGGtgacctcctccagctccttctCAGCCTCCTGCACGTTGGGATCTTGCTGTAGCACTTCCTGCAGGTCCGAGCTGCAAGCCAGGTAGTCCTGATGGAGGGagacacagaaaaaataaaaagagagctTTATGTATGAAATATGTGAAAGGGACATTTTACTCCTTAGCCACCCCATAAAAAGAAATCACTCCCTTGAGACATGAGCTGTTAAAGTCCAGCTCTATTCACCTTGAGACCTTTATTAGCCATGGCTCGTCTGTAGAAGGCCTTCTTATTGGTTGGCTCCAGTTTCAGTGCTGCATCACAGTCCTGCTTGGCCTCAGCAAACCTCTCCAGCTTCAAGTAGCACAGAgctctacaaacacacacacgtcaattgtgatttttatttttgtcactgGCACCTAATCACATTTGACACGTGACTCAGAAGTATCATGAATTTGTGACTCACTGCGAATCAGGTTTTATAATATCAGCTGAAGTCATGCCATCAGCTGCTATTAACAGAACAACATTTTCCTATGATGATGAGATTTACGATTTACACCTCAGAGATGTGCTTCTTGAGCCCcttttctaaatgaattttcatgtttttaattttttcaaatgGCTCTCAGCAACTGTGAACCAATGGCGTATGGATGTTTGCGCTGGTGTGGCTGTACATACAATCTGTTCTCACAGCAGAGCTCCACATGCACATGCAAACACCAACACACAATAGGAAAACATTCACGTCATCAGTTTCTTCTGTGACCCAATCAACACCATCTATGTACTATTGTCTTGTGCACCAATTTACCAACAATACACACTAATTTGGCAGCAGTGACAGGTGGCACAACTGGATAGGATTAAAAACCGAGCTGAAAGCACCGCTGACAAATGACAGCTGGGTGTCGTTAATCAgccttttttaaattcagttgaACAAATTTTGGGGATTTTCGGGCTGTTTTCTCACATCAAGGTGAACCAGTGGCAGAAGATGTGATGAACAGAGGGAAACGGGACCGCAGGAACATGTCTGTTCATATTATGGTGAGACTTAAAATGACTAACCTGTTGGTGTAGATAGCGCATTCCTCTGGCTTTAGCTTAAGGCATTCTGTGTACTTTTCCAGAGCATCCTGGTATTGGCTCTTCTTCACAAAATCGTTCCCTTCTTGTTTCAAAGCTGAAAAACGGACTTCAGCTTTCCTCtctagaaaacaaaataaagtggTGATTACTAAACATCGCTTACTCACGCAGACACGAGGTCCAGTCTCCTCCATTTTGACTTCATATATCCACACTGACACTTGCAATACATTTTAACTGACCTCGCTTTTATAAGCCTGTGCTACACAGCGGGAGGGTGTAAGCACTTGAAATTAATGCTGTGCTAGCTGGACATGAGCCACGAGAGTTAAGTCAGCAATCAGTCCCGGTGTGGACCAAGGGCTAATCAATTTGCTGCAGAGTGTCTGCAGAGCGTCTTCAGGGAGGTAAAATTATGCCAGCAGGGCTATTCTTTCATTAGAGTCTAAAAATAGCACAGGTAGAAAAGCCCTGGGAGCAGAGAAACTGCATGGTCAGTGAACAGAGGTGACACGTCCACAAAATAGGCCTTTCAAATTTTCTTCCAGTCACAACAGGAAGACTTTTGTTCCTCCGTCACTGTATCAAGCAGAAGAATTGTTCAAAAACCGAAAAAAGGTGGCTAT
This sequence is a window from Oreochromis aureus strain Israel breed Guangdong linkage group 11, ZZ_aureus, whole genome shotgun sequence. Protein-coding genes within it:
- the LOC116328662 gene encoding E3 ubiquitin-protein ligase RNF19A-like, translating into MSLQKHQQLGRGSGGVMGSDRDLQSTASSISLPSVKKAPKKRRLSLASLFRRRGRESKSGRQRSRDLQHSGPGGLGGVDGIASIESIHSEMCNDKNSAFFAVAGTGAASSAAAASTSSASGPCSSTSSSSKVGGGVGAELLECPLCLLRHSRESFPDIMTCHHRSCIDCLRQYLRIEISESRVNISCPECSERFNPHDIRMILGDHALMEKYEEFMLRRWLVADPDCRWCPAPDCGYAVIAFGCASCPKLTCGREGCGTEFCYHCKQLWHPNQTCDAARQQRAQSLRLRTVRSSSLNYSQESGAAADDIKPCPRCAAYIIKMNDGSCNHMTCAVCGCEFCWLCMKEISDLHYLSPSGCTFWGKKPWSRKKKILWQLGTLVGAPVGIALIAGIAIPAMIIGIPVYVGRKIHNRYEGKDISNHKRNLVIAGGVTLSVIVSPVVAAVTVGIGVPIMLAYVYGVVPISLCRSGGCGVSAGNGKGVRIEFDDENDMNVGSGAAAADTTSVADTRNNPSIGEGSVGGLTGSLSASGSHMDRLGAIRDNLSETASTMALAGASITGSLSGSAMVNYLNRLEVQADVQKERCSLSGESGTVSLGTVSDNASTKAMAGSILNAYMPLDRDGNSMEVQVDIESKPGKLRHHSGSSSIDDGSHVGRCGWTCPSNGCTSAEGKGTSTKWAKEASCSSSSSSGGKKSKGKLRKKGGGGTKINETREDMDAQLLEQRSTNSSEFDSPSLSGSLPSVADSHSSHFSEFSCSDLESMKTSCSHGSSGGDYHTRFATVSPLPEVENDRLETCPTSSSSSQGQSAVATPNSPTSTTSSLGHGTELPPLCFIAEENLSLVCPTEPDSHSNTGEMLKETNNNTQHHQPQQPAQTQHQPKNSCIQTDI